GAATATGTTCGAGATGGTAAGCATTAGGAACTAAAGAGCCTCTCCAAGTTTGACCACCATCGGTTGTACGAACCACCATTCCATTAAATCCGCAAGCCCAGCCGTGAGTATTTTGGGGGGCTAAATAAAAAACATCGAGCCAAAAATTATCTTTGTAGCCATTAGGGAGGTTTTCGATTTTTTCCCATCTTTGCGCCTGCGATGTAACCGAACATAAAATTATGATGAGAACTATATTTATAGTGTATATTTTGTTCATATTTAGCTGATTTTTGTGAAATGGAACAATTCTCAAGATGAATATAAACAAAAATGATGAAATAGCAAAGAAAAAAAAGGTGAATACTCGAAAATATTCACCTTTATGCACAATTTACGCCCAAGAGTTATTTCCTCTTTTTATGACGATTCTTGCGAAGTCTTTTCTTCCTCTTATGAGTAGCCATTTTATGGCGTTTTCTTTTCTTACCGCAAGGCATTTTTAGCTCCGTTTTTTAAAATTTGGTTGAAAAATTTTCTCAATGTAAACAAAAATCCCGACATAAGCAAATTATGAAGCTTTTTCTTCAAGTTGAAGTTTCATAGCTTCATTCACTCTATTCAAAAAATCGGGTGAGGGTTTGAAAATTGGTACATATCTTTTATCAAGCGGTACAAGTTCACCGGTTTTTGGGTTACGAGCCATACGTGGTTTTCTACTTTTATGTTTAAACACGCCAAACCCGCGAAGTTCAATCCGCCTTCCATCAGCGATTGCCTTGATAATACTTGCGAAAACACCATCAACAACGGCTTTGGTTTCTATCTTCGTCAATCCTGTTGCTCTTGCAATTTCATCAACGATATCGGCTTTAGTCATAGTTTACCTGTATAAATTTATTTTTAATATAAATACAAATTGTCACAATTTAGGAAGGCAAATTTAACAATCTTGGAGTTAATACAAAAATTTATTTTTATAATAGTCTTTAAAATAATGAAATATGTATTTATTTTCCAAAATTGGCTGAGAATTTTTTATTTTTGAAGTTCTTGGTTTAATATGTTTATGTTTTGATTCGGAGTTGATGTGAATTGGAATGACGACCAACAAGCCCCAGATAAAGAAATTCAGTTAGAATTGATGGAAATGGGCAAGTTCCCCCGCCACATTGCTATCATTATGGATGGTAATGGAAGGTGGGCTGTGGAAAAAAACATGCCTCGCATTGCCGGACACAAGGAAGGCATCGAAAGCGTCAGGGATATCGTCAAAGCTTGTTCGCAATTAGGTGTTCAGTATCTTACCCTTTACGCTTTTTCTATAGAAAATTGGAAAAGACCCATATCGGAAGTTACCGGACTTATGAAACTTTTAGAGCATTATCTTCGTCAAGAGATTGATGAATTGAACGCAAACGGTGTTCGATTGAGAGCTATAGGCAAAATTAACTCTTTACCGAAAGTGGTACAGAAGCTGCTCAAGGACTCCGAAGAAAGAACAAAAGAGAACCAAGGACTCAATCTTACTTTGGCTTTGAGTTACAGCGGAAGATGGGATTTAGTTCGGGCTGTCCAAATGATTGGCTTGGACATTCGTCGTGGGAAAATTTCGCCGGAGGATATTAACGAAGATTTGTTTGCTTCGTATCTTCAGACTCATGATTTGCCCGATGCAGATTTGATGGTCAGGACAAGCGGTGAAATGAGATTGAGTAACTTTTTATTATGGGAGATGGCTTACGGTGAGATTTACATATCCAATAAATATTGGCCCGAGTTTCGCCGAAATGATATTTACGAGGCTCTTAGCAATTATCTGCAACGCGAAAGGCGTTACGGCAAAACTTCTTTACAAATAGCAAATGAAAAACAAAATGTCTCAGAAGAATCTTATTTACAGAGAGTTTTTAATGCTTTCAAAAAATCTTAGTATTTACTTAGTTTTTGCACTTTTTTTAGCGATGTCGCTATCTGCAAATTCACAAGGCTTGGGTAATCTAAAGCCCGAAACTTATACTATTGCAGGAATTACAGTCGAAGGCAATATTTATTCCGATGCCGAAACTATCATCTCGCTTTCGGGATTGAGAATCGGCGAATCTATAAATTATCCAGCCGATACCAAAATCCAGAAAGCGGTAACCAATATATGGCAACGGAAGCAATTTTCTAAAGTTGATATTGTGATTGACAGAATTTCGCAAGTTGGACTATTTTTGATTATCAAAGTGGACGAATTCCCGAGAATGAATGCCATTATAATCGAAAATAACGATAAAGTTGACGATATCGATATTCGCAAAGCTGTCGGCAAGATTAGAGGCGACATCATCTCCAACTATGAACTATATCTAATCAAAAGCAATATCAAAAAGCTTTACGCCGAAGAAGGTCTGACATTTGCCCAAATTGATTTGGAACTCCAAATGACCGACACTTCCAACTATGCTAATATCATTGCGTATATCGAGGAAGGGATTGAATTCAAAGTTGCTTCGATAAATTTTGAAGGCAACGAAAACTTTTCCGATAGTGACTTAGAAGATGCATTCGATGAAACTTCGACTAAAGCATGGTGGCAATTTTGGAAATCTGCAAAATTTGACCCAATCAAATATGAAGAAGATAAAAAGCTTTTGTTAAACTTTTTCCAATCGGAAGGCTATATTGATGCTCAAATTTTGTCCGACTCTATTATTTATGATGAAGTCAAAAAAAGAGTTTATATTACGGTCAATGTATCCGAAGGTCCCAAAGTCTATGTTAGGGACATTAAATTCAAAGGTAATACAATTTATACGGACGAAGTGTTGCTCAGACGCCTCGAATTTAAACCAGGCGACATTTATAATGTAGAGCGATTCACTATGAACCTTTCGGGCAACGAATCCCAAACAGACGCATCATCGCTGTATATGGATAACGGTTACTTGCAAGCAAGGCTGATTCCTCAGTTGCAAAGAGTGCCTCCTGACTCGGTGGACATTGTGATAAATATATTCGAAAATGACAGATTCAGAGTCGGCAAAGTGCATATCGTCGGTAATACCAAAACCAAAGACAAAGTTATCCGCCGCGAGCTTTACACTCGCCCGGGCGATTTCTTCGACCGCTCTGCGATAATTCGTAGTGTACGCGCATTGCAAGTAATGCAATATTTCAATCCCGAATCTCTCCGCCCTGACATCAAACCATCGGAATCGGACAATACATCAGTTGATGTCATTTACAAAGTTGATGAACGTTCTACAGATACCTTCAACGCATCAATCGGATTTGCAGGCAGTTTCGGTCTGACCGGTGCACTCGGATTTACATTCAACAATTTTTCAATACTCGAACCACTCAAAGGTGGCGGCGGACAAATTTTCAACCTAAGTTGGGAATTCGGTCAAGCAAATCGTTACCGTACTTTTTCATTAGGTATTACCGAGCCTTGGCTATTCGATACACCAACCACAGTCGGTTTCAACATTTTCGATACATATTATCGTTATTTAGATTTGAACCAAAGTCGTACCGGTATTGGCATCAATCTCGGTCGTCGTTTCAAATGGCCCGATGATTATTGGCGTGGAGATTTCACTACAAGATACCAACTAAATAACAACCGAACAGCATCATTCTACTATCGCCAAGGCGAATATACCGAACTATCTATCGGGCAAAAAATTTCCCGTATATCGTTCAACAATATGTTTTTCCCGTCAACTGGTTCAAAATTCACATTTGGGACTGATTTTGCAATGGGAGCTGTTGGGCTGGGAGAAACGGATTACATCAAAAATGAAATCAATTTCGAAATGTATAACCCGATTTCAAAAATCGAAGGTATGGACAGACTTGTATTTATGATTGCCGCTAAAGTCGGCTACATCACCGGATTTAAGTCGGATACCACAATTTCGCCAATTGAGTTGTACAGAATGGGTGGAAATGGCTTGAGCGGATTTAGTGTCGTTCCACTCAGAGGCTATCCGGATAATAAAATTGGCTCAGGACGCGGAAGTCGAGTGATGTCCAAATATACTGCCGAATTGCGATTTGCGGTCTCGCTCGACCCTATGCCTATCTATTTGTATGGATTTGCAGAAGCCGGCAATGTGTGGGATAATTTGAGAACTACAGACCCATTCGATTTGAAACGTTCTGCCGGTCTTGGAGTTCAATTAATGGTTGCACCTATTGGTGTAATCGGATTCAGTTACGGTTATGGGTTCGACCCATTAGGCGTCAACGAAGAAAAATCAGGATGGAGATTCTTATTCCATCTCGGACAATAGAATATTTTTTACATTTAATAAATTATGGAGTTTTTGTTATGAATAAGATTTTAATAGCATCATTATTGTTTTTGTTTTTTGTTTTTTCGGCTAATATCCAAGCCCAATCAATGTTAGGTGTTGTAGATGTCGAAACTGTGCTCAAAGAAATGCCTGAAGCACTCGATGCTGACAAAAAAATCAAAGAAATTGGTCAAAAATGGCAAGATACTTTGATTCAGCTTCGTACCGGATTGCAACAAAAATTTGAGCAATATCAAAAACAAAAATCAATGATGTCGCAAGACCAACAATTGAAAGAAGAAGAAGCTCTTCAAGCTCAAAATATGCAAATGGTCCAATATCAAGAAGAAAAATTTGGTCAACAAGGCGAACTCAATGGTCTCAGAGAAGAATTGCTCGAACCATTAAGAACTAAAATCAGACTTGCAATTGATAAAGTTGCCAAAGAAGAGAAAATCAAAATGGTAGTGGACAAAGTCATGGTGCTTTACTCAGATACATCAATTGATATTACTTTCAAAGTGATTGACACAATTAAGCGTTCCAACAAATAAAAATTGATATAAATTGCTCACTTTTACGTCTGAATATATGAACTTCATTTGTTGAATTATGAGAGACTTTAAAATGAATAAAATCCCCAAATTCCGTAATGTCGCATTATTTGTGCTTATGTTGATTGCTTCTGCAAATGTTGCATTGGCTCAGAGAGTTGCATTCATTAATTCTAATACCATCAGGGAGAAATTCCCCGAAGGTCAACAAGCACAGCAACGTGTCCAAAGCATGATTGACGAATGGAAACGCGAACTCGATGCAATGCAACAAAAGATTGACAACCTTGATTTCGAAATCAAGAAGAACAGATTAATTTGGACTGAAGATGAAAGACGTACCAAAGAAAGTGAGTTAGCATCACACAAAAGAGTTCGCGAAGATTATGCCAAAACAGTTTTTGAACAAAACGGTAAACATGACCAAGCCACAAAGACTATTTACACACCTGTTGAAGAAAAGATTTACGCCGCAGTTCAGAAAGTAGCGGCAGACCAAGGATTCGACATCATTCTTGACCAAAGTATTCAGCCATTGCCTTACGTAAACTATAAGTTTGATTTGACAGTCAACGTGTTGCGAGAGCTTGGTGTGGACGTTGGCGAACTTGAAAAAGATTTGCAAGACCGAATTGAAAAAGACCCACGAAACGAACAAAAAATCTCCAGAACACCGCGTCAGAGAGGTAGAGGCGATTACGACCCTAATGCTCCACCTACTACCGACAGGCAATTTGAGCAAGAAACCGAACAAGACAAAGAAAATCCTAAGCAACCACGAGAACGTCCTGTAGAAATGAGCAGACCAAGGTAAATAGAAAATGAAAGTTCAAATTAGTTTGAATCAAATATTTGAAATAACAGGTGGAGAACTTTTGGGCTCCACCGATGTTATTATTAATGGGATACAAGGCATCGAAGATGCAGTCCAAGGCGATTTGACATTTTTTTATAATGACAAATACAGCAAGTTTTTAACAGTGACTGATGCATCATGCGTAATTATTCCTTTGGGTACAAATATAGAGCCGAAGCCGAACCAAGCCTTTATTGCTCATAAAAATCCTCATGAAGCATTGGTTCATTTGCTGAATTATCTGTCTCCCAAACAAGAAGTCTCAAGCTATAAGGTGCATCCTACAGCTATTATCGAATCAAATGTTTCATTGCCCGAACATATTCAAATCGAAGCTTATGTCACAATCGGGAAAGATTCCATATTGCAAACCGGAGTTAAAATAATGGCAAACACAACAATAATGGAGAATGTGAAAATTGGCAAAAACACCAAAATTTACCCCAATTGCGTAATACATTCCGACACAGAAATTGGCGATAATTGCATCATATATTCAGGTGCAGTAATAGGTGCAGACGGATTTGGCTATCTCGAAAGCGACCTTGACGGTTCTTATTCCAAAATTCCGCAACTCGGTAATGTGGTCTTAGAAAATCATGTCGAAATTGGAGCTAATACTACTATAGATAGGGCGCTCATCGGAACTACCCGTGTAATGCAAGGCACTAAGATAGATAATCTTGTCCATATTGCACATAACTGCGAAATCGGTCCCAATACAGCCATAGCAGCTCAAAGTGGATTTTCCGGCAGCGTCAGGACAGGTAAAAACTGCAAATTCGGTGGTCAAATCGGATTGGCAGGTCACCTCGAAATTGCAGACGAAGTAGTTTTGCTTGCACAATCAGGTGTTCCTAAAAGTATTACAAAAAAAGGTGTCTATTTCGGTTCACCGGCAAAAGAAGTTCAGTTGGCATTCAAAATTGAGGCGATATTACGAAATCTACCTCAAATGGATAAAGATTTAGCAATAATTAAAAAAAGATTATCAGAAATTGATAGTCAATAAAATAGGCATACCAAAATTAAATTCACTTTTATTCAGTTTACTTTCGTATTTTTGTAAATTAAATTGTTTTATTCACTCCATAAGAGTAAATGGAAAAACAAAGAACACTTCAAAAATCGGTGGCATTTTCAGGTACAGGCTTACATACAGGTAATCCTTCTACAATTACATTCCATCCGGCTCCGGCTAACTATGGCTATGTTTTTGTCAGAACCGACTTAGACACACCGATTGAAATTCCGGCGCTTGTTGATTACGTTGTTGACCTTTCACGAGGTACGACTCTCGGAATCAATGGTGTCAGAGTG
This Candidatus Kapaibacterium sp. DNA region includes the following protein-coding sequences:
- a CDS encoding OmpH family outer membrane protein, which produces MNKILIASLLFLFFVFSANIQAQSMLGVVDVETVLKEMPEALDADKKIKEIGQKWQDTLIQLRTGLQQKFEQYQKQKSMMSQDQQLKEEEALQAQNMQMVQYQEEKFGQQGELNGLREELLEPLRTKIRLAIDKVAKEEKIKMVVDKVMVLYSDTSIDITFKVIDTIKRSNK
- the bamA gene encoding outer membrane protein assembly factor BamA is translated as MLSKNLSIYLVFALFLAMSLSANSQGLGNLKPETYTIAGITVEGNIYSDAETIISLSGLRIGESINYPADTKIQKAVTNIWQRKQFSKVDIVIDRISQVGLFLIIKVDEFPRMNAIIIENNDKVDDIDIRKAVGKIRGDIISNYELYLIKSNIKKLYAEEGLTFAQIDLELQMTDTSNYANIIAYIEEGIEFKVASINFEGNENFSDSDLEDAFDETSTKAWWQFWKSAKFDPIKYEEDKKLLLNFFQSEGYIDAQILSDSIIYDEVKKRVYITVNVSEGPKVYVRDIKFKGNTIYTDEVLLRRLEFKPGDIYNVERFTMNLSGNESQTDASSLYMDNGYLQARLIPQLQRVPPDSVDIVINIFENDRFRVGKVHIVGNTKTKDKVIRRELYTRPGDFFDRSAIIRSVRALQVMQYFNPESLRPDIKPSESDNTSVDVIYKVDERSTDTFNASIGFAGSFGLTGALGFTFNNFSILEPLKGGGGQIFNLSWEFGQANRYRTFSLGITEPWLFDTPTTVGFNIFDTYYRYLDLNQSRTGIGINLGRRFKWPDDYWRGDFTTRYQLNNNRTASFYYRQGEYTELSIGQKISRISFNNMFFPSTGSKFTFGTDFAMGAVGLGETDYIKNEINFEMYNPISKIEGMDRLVFMIAAKVGYITGFKSDTTISPIELYRMGGNGLSGFSVVPLRGYPDNKIGSGRGSRVMSKYTAELRFAVSLDPMPIYLYGFAEAGNVWDNLRTTDPFDLKRSAGLGVQLMVAPIGVIGFSYGYGFDPLGVNEEKSGWRFLFHLGQ
- a CDS encoding OmpH family outer membrane protein, with translation MNKIPKFRNVALFVLMLIASANVALAQRVAFINSNTIREKFPEGQQAQQRVQSMIDEWKRELDAMQQKIDNLDFEIKKNRLIWTEDERRTKESELASHKRVREDYAKTVFEQNGKHDQATKTIYTPVEEKIYAAVQKVAADQGFDIILDQSIQPLPYVNYKFDLTVNVLRELGVDVGELEKDLQDRIEKDPRNEQKISRTPRQRGRGDYDPNAPPTTDRQFEQETEQDKENPKQPRERPVEMSRPR
- a CDS encoding isoprenyl transferase: MNWNDDQQAPDKEIQLELMEMGKFPRHIAIIMDGNGRWAVEKNMPRIAGHKEGIESVRDIVKACSQLGVQYLTLYAFSIENWKRPISEVTGLMKLLEHYLRQEIDELNANGVRLRAIGKINSLPKVVQKLLKDSEERTKENQGLNLTLALSYSGRWDLVRAVQMIGLDIRRGKISPEDINEDLFASYLQTHDLPDADLMVRTSGEMRLSNFLLWEMAYGEIYISNKYWPEFRRNDIYEALSNYLQRERRYGKTSLQIANEKQNVSEESYLQRVFNAFKKS
- a CDS encoding integration host factor subunit beta gives rise to the protein MTKADIVDEIARATGLTKIETKAVVDGVFASIIKAIADGRRIELRGFGVFKHKSRKPRMARNPKTGELVPLDKRYVPIFKPSPDFLNRVNEAMKLQLEEKAS
- the lpxD gene encoding UDP-3-O-(3-hydroxymyristoyl)glucosamine N-acyltransferase yields the protein MKVQISLNQIFEITGGELLGSTDVIINGIQGIEDAVQGDLTFFYNDKYSKFLTVTDASCVIIPLGTNIEPKPNQAFIAHKNPHEALVHLLNYLSPKQEVSSYKVHPTAIIESNVSLPEHIQIEAYVTIGKDSILQTGVKIMANTTIMENVKIGKNTKIYPNCVIHSDTEIGDNCIIYSGAVIGADGFGYLESDLDGSYSKIPQLGNVVLENHVEIGANTTIDRALIGTTRVMQGTKIDNLVHIAHNCEIGPNTAIAAQSGFSGSVRTGKNCKFGGQIGLAGHLEIADEVVLLAQSGVPKSITKKGVYFGSPAKEVQLAFKIEAILRNLPQMDKDLAIIKKRLSEIDSQ